The sequence TTCTGCACGTTTGCGAACGTAATAGTGAACTGTACCGCCAGTTTCATAATCATCTAGCCCTTCGAGAGGGGGCGGTTGGGCCCGAATGCACCCGCACCTGCTGCAATGATTACAGCTTTGGCATGAACTTTATCCCCGCGTTCATTTCCAAGCACAAACTTGCCTCTTACTCCCTCAAGGGTCGTCACACGGCTACCCAGGAGTTTAGGAATATCAAAAGGCGCTATCTGAGCTTCTAGAGCTGCGATTAGATCACCCCCTGTTATAGAAGGATGTGCAGGAATGTCGTAAATTGGCTTTTCTGGATAAAGGGCGGCGCATTGGCCTCCTACACTATCGAGAACGTCCATCAGTACGCAGTTAAGACGTAGCATCCGACACTCGAAAGCGGCAAAAAGAGCGGTTGGACCTGCACCGATGATGGCAATGTCAGTAGTGTAAGAAAAACTTTGAGTCATAATAGTGCTTCATAAGCCCTTTTTAAGTATTCTGGTAGGGTTTAAGGCCAGGAACTCCCAAAAAATAACATTTTTACTTCAAAATGAATCCATTTCTTTTAAAGCAATCTCTCATAATTAGCTTTTAAGGAGTGCCTAGAACCAGATGAAGGGGATGTGTGAGTGTCGCAATATTCCACTTATTCCTGACAATGGGCCTGGTCCGAAATTTACCTGCATAAAGCTCTTTGTTTCAAAATCTGTTATTGCTTTCACCCAAGATATCAAACAAATGGTTTTGGTAGTTTTTGACGAGATAAGTGAGTTTACAGCCTTTTCCGTAAGGGAGGCTCAATTCCCAAAAATTGTTTCGATAATTAAGTATTTTGCCGGTCAATGCCCAGAGGCTCGACGTAACCTTGTCAGCTCTGATTGAAATAAAGCTCTAATATGCGAAGATGGGCACCGGGGTTAGTTGTAGGAAAGCTCACTCAGGATTAGATTTTGAGTATTATGAGTTTGCCCGTAAAAAAGTCCGATCTCTTTTTCCGCTTAGCTATGGTCTTTCTCATACGAAATTTGATATAAAAGAGCCTGATCTTTGCGTTATGAGTCAGACAATGACAGCTAGCGTGATAATCTCTGATAAAGACAAATAGTCAGTGCTACAGCCCCTAGGGGCCTGACGATGATAAAACGGGTTTTTGACACGTCCGATGGGCTTTGAAAGTGCATTAGGCCCTATGCGAAGGCCGTTATGCTGAAGTTGCAATAGAACTTCGCTTACTAGCTTGCTTTGATGCAAAGACGCGTTATTGGGTGATCATTAAAGGTAATTATCACATTGCAGTTGGAAAAAATTCCGAGACGGTTTTGGCAAAGCAAGTATCACTCTTGCCGGAGACTATACGCGCACTTCCAAAAAGACTTTTATGACGTAAGAGGAGAGACATTAAAGTGCTTTTGACTCTCTCTTCTCCTCAAAAAACAGTCTCTCTTGCGGCTCAGCTAGCTGCAAGAATAGAGCCGGGTGATTGTTTGGCTCTAACAGGTGAACTCGGTGCGGGCAAAAGTACTTTTGCCCGTGGTTTTTTGCGGGTCCTGAGTGAAGATCCTGCTCTGGACGTGCCTAGTCCTAGCTTTTCTCTCGTGCAGCCTTACGACACGGTGAAAGGACCTGTATTTCATTATGACTTATGGCGCCTCTCAGGCCCTGATGAGCTTTATGAATTAGCATGGGACGATGCTTGTGAGGCTATTATGATCGTAGAATGGCCACAAAGAGCAGAGGAGCTTTTGCCAATAAATGCGCTCCATTTAACATTTAGTTATGGAGAGGCTGAAAATGAACGCAAGGTTTTATTAGAAGGTTGGCCCGAAGAGCGCTTAACTGGGCTGGCATTATGACGGTAGCAACCATTCCCGCATCATGTTCATTTTTAGATAGTGTTGCCCAATCCTGGATAGAAAAGATTGGGTTGGGCGGGGTGCAGGATGGAGATGATCTAGGCGAAAGGGGGCTCATTCTAGTCCCTGGTCGACGCGCCGCCCGAGCCTTGATGGAAGCTTTTTTACGCGTGCTTGATGGCCGTGCGGCTCTTTTGCCTGATATTGTTGCTATTGGTGATGTTGGTGAAAGTGATTTATTTACGCTGCCACTTGAAGCAGAACTCGCACCACCAGTTGATCCCATGCGACGCTTGTCAGTGCTTTCACAATTAATTTTGCATGCCCCTCTTTTTCGGTCAGCACAGGGTGATGAGGCAGTAAGTTTAGAGCGTGTCTGGCCACTTGCCCGAGCCTTGGCTGAATTAATGGATGAGGCTGAACGGTGCAATATTGATTTAAAAGAAGCACTTCCTAAAGCTGTTGAAGAAGAATTTGCCCATCATTGGCAACAAACACTTTTATTTTTACAGATTGTTACAGAGTTTTGGCCAAAATGGCTAAAAGAGCAGGGCCTTACGAACCCCGTTGCGCAACATGCAACCCTTCTTAAAACACATGCGGAACTTTGGCGGCGCCATCCTCCTTCAACGGTTGTGTGGGCTATAGGGTTTTCGGATGGATTAAGTGGTGTCGGGGATTTTTTAAAAGTTGTTGCTTCTTTGCCAAAAGGGGTTGTGATTTTACAGGCCGTAGATATGGCTCTTGAAGACTCCTTATGGGAAGCTTTATCAGAATCTCATCCGCAATTTTTATTTCGTGATCTTTTGGCTGAATTACATGTTGAGCGATCTGAACTCGAAATTTGGGGCAAGCCGGTCAATCCTCAGCGTGAAGATTTATTGCGAGAGGTGCTTTTACCTGAAGAAGGTCTTGCCTCCTGGGCTCATAGAAAAAATTTTATTGATCTTTCAGCCTTATCGCTTTTGAAGGCGGCTGATATTCAGGAAGAGGCTGTAACAATTGCTCTTATTTTGCGCGATGTTGCCTCACATCCTGGTAAATCAGCCGCTCTGGTAACGCCTGATCGTGATTTAGCAAAAAGAGTAAGAGCTGCGTTACTGCGTTATGGGATTCACGCAGATGATAGTGCTGGTGAATCATTAAGCCGTACTCCTGTTGCAGTTTTTTTAAGGCAAATTGCTCAGGCAGTTTCTAGCCAGTTGGCGCCTGTGCCTTTATTATCACTTTTAAAACACCCATTTGCTTCTTTGGGAATGAAGCCAGGAGAATGTCGCTCTCTGGCAAGGCTCTTGGAAAAATTCGTGTTGCGTGGGCCTGCGCCTGAGGCAGGTTTTCCTGGTCTTTATGCTGCCCTGGAAGAAAGATTATCTTCTGGGCGTGGTGTTTATAAGGCTGAGACGCAAAATATAGAAACATCCTCTTTAAAGCAGCGTTTAAAAGCTTTTCTCGAAAAACTTGAAAAAGCATTTGCCCCCCTTTTAAACCTGACGGGCTTTCATCCTATGCCTGTCTGGTTAGAAGCTTTAGTTCGTTGTGCTGAATCTTTGGCTTTCGTGGCTGAAAATAACGAACAGCCTTCTTTGCTTCAGGCGCCTCTCTCTCCTTTATGGCGAGGAGATGATGGGGCCATGATGTCACAGCATCTCATTGATTTGATGACCTATACCGAGGATCTTCCACAGGAAGCAATCAGTGGCGTGGAGGGTTTTCTGACTGTCTCAATGGCTGATATGACGCTGCGAGGTCTAAGAGGCCACCAAGATGGTATAGAGCTTGCTCATCCGCGCATTTCAATTTTGGGTGTTTTAGAAGCACGTCTTTTATCGTTTGATACCGTAATATTAGGGGGGCTGGTTGAAAATAGCTGGCCCCCATCTGCTGACCCTGGTCCGTGGCTTAGTCGCCCCATGCGGCAGAAAATTGGCCTGTTATCGCCCGAAAGAACAATAGGGCAAAGCGCTCATGATTTTACAATGGCCATTCTTTCAGCCCAAAATGTCGTATTTGCCTATGCAGGTAGAGAAGGGGGAAAGCCAACTGTTCCCTCAAGGTGGCTAGCGCGTTTTGAAGCTTTTTTATCGGGGCAGGAAGTTTTATCGGCTAGTGAACAAAAATTACCCTCTCATCCTGCTCTGGATTGGCAGTCATATATCGATTTGCCTTTGGGTGATGCCAAGCCTGTATCTCCTCCTCAGCCACGGCCGCCTTTGGCACTAAGACCGAGGCAGTTATCAATAACTGACATAGACACGCTCATTAGAGATCCGTACGGTCTTTATGCCGAGCGTGTCTTACAGTTAAGAGCACTCCGCCCGCTTGAAGAAAAGGCTGAGCCTTTCGTCTTTGGTTTGGTGGTTCATAGCGCTATGGAAGCGATGACACGCCGTTATCCGCGACAATGGCCGGCTCAGGCTCTTAATGAGCTTTGTCATTATTTTGATGAGGCCCTAAAGGCAATTTCAATTCGTGCTGCTTTACATGCCTGGTGGAAACCAAGATTAAAGCGCATTGCTCAATGGGTTTACGAGCAGGAGCGTGTCATCAGGAGTGCTAAAGTTCCTTTTCGTTCTTATACGGAAATTGAAGCTTCTTATAAATTTGAGGCTTTACCAGGGGGGCAATCCATCTTACGGGGCGAGCAGATCGTATTGATGTTTTCGATCATAATGACGAAGGCACTCATTTTGCCCAGATTTTTGATTATAAAACTGGTGCTCTTCCAGAAATTAAAAATGTGCGCCAGGGATGGAGCTCACAGCTAATATTAGAGGCTGCCCTTTTAGCAGAGGGAGCATTTAAGGGACTGAATCCCGCTCGTATCAAAGAATTAACTTATTGGAAATTAAGTGGGGCCGCGCAATCTGGTGAAGTGCGTCATCTGCTTTCACTTGATAAAAAGCCGGAACATCAAGATATTATTGATCAGGCTTTGGACAATGTGCGCCATTTACTTCATGACTATGATCAGCCAGACCGAGCTTATCTTTCAAGGCCCAGAATAGGGTACGCTCCTCAATATTCTAACTATACGCAACTCGCTCGTGTTGATGAGTGGTTCTATAATTCAGGCGATGAGTAAGCATTTTTCATGCAGAATTCTTCCATAACTCAAGATGATGCCATTGCCACAGCCGACCGGGCACAGCGTTTAGCGTCTGATCCACAAGCATCTGTGTTTGTATCTGCATCAGCCGGATCAGGAAAAACGAAGCTTCTGATTGATCGCTTATTACGTCTTATGTTGCCTATAGAAGTTGAAGATGAAGGAAAGACCATCATCTTGGAAGGCACACATCCAAGGCGTATTTTATGTTTGACCTATACCAAGGCGGCGGCGGCCGAGATGGCGAGCCGTTTGCAATCCCGTCTAGGGAAATGGGTCACCCTTTCAGATGAGGCTTTGGGACAAGAACTAGATGCCCTGGCTGTGCCAAATACCGAAAAAACACGTGCTTCTGCTCGTGGTTTATTTATTAAAGTCCTGGATTTGCCAGGAGGTCTCAGGATCGAGACGATTCATGCTTTCTGTCAATCTCTTTTGCGACGTTTTCCGCTAGAAGCGGCTCTGGACCCTCATTTCTCCCTTATTGAAGAAACAGAGGGGAGGTTGCTGCTTAATCAAGCTTTTGAAAGTGAGATAGCGGCCCATCCTGAAAAAGCAGTTTCGCTTGCTGGTCAGGTGTCTCTTGAGACGATGCTAAAGATTTTGGGAAAATTTATCGAAAAATCTGAAGATTTTAGTGCCCTTATGAAACGCTGGAGCCAGTTCCCACATGAAGGTGAGCTGGCTTATCGTGAGCTCTTAAATTTACAGGATCTGACTTTAGAAACGTTAGAAGAGCAGGATCGTTTTTCCCCTTTTGAAAAGGAGCTTATAGCACAATTTGAATTGGCTGATTCTGCACTGACAGCAAAGGGCCGTGATTTAAGCCAACCTCTTTTGGACTGGCTAAGGCAGCCTCCAGCTCAGAGACAAGCCTTTTCTTTGGATTCTGTTTTTATGACAAAAGAACAAAAACCAAAGAAAATGAATCTTCTTGTCTGTAAAGCTGCCCGAGAGCTAGCGCCTGAGCTGCTTTCTTTATTGGAACAGGAAGCAAAAAGACGGTACGAAATTTTTCAGGCCAAAAAGGCTTTTGAGCTTATTACATTAAACAAAGATCTTCTCGCTTTAAGTTTGCCGCTTTTTGCTCGTTTTCAGACTGAAAAAAACCGCCGTGGTTCGGTAGATTATGGTGATCTTATTACCAGAACAAGGATGTTGTTACGTGATCCTGGTGCAGCATGGGTTCTCTATAAGCTCGATGGGGGTATAGAGCATCTTTTACTTGACGAGGTGCAGGATACATCTGGTCTGCAATGGGAAATAGCAGGGGCCTTAACGTCAGAATTTTTTTCTGGTGAAGGGGCACATGAAGCGTTAGTGCGTCCACGCACTATCTTTGCTGTGGGTGATTTCAAACAGTCAATTTACAGCTTCCAAGGTGCTGAGCCAGAGCAGTTTCATAAATGGCGTAAGGAATTTGCCTTACGGGTCAAAAGAGCAAATTTGCTGTGGCGTGAACCAGAACTTAATGTGTCTTTTCGTTCTGTAACGCCTGTTCTCACATTTGTTGATGAGGTTTTTGCAAGCGAGATTGCGGCAAAAGGTTTGGTAGAAGAGGGCAGTCATGCCCCTGCGCGTCATATTTCTGCACGTCCTGGTCAAGGGGGGCGTGTGGAGCTCTGGCCTCTTGTCCCTCTTAATGAGGCAGATGATGATAATGATGATTCACCGTGGCGTGCTCCGTTGCATAATCAGATGCAGCAAACAGCGATGCAGCAATTTGTAGAGTCTCTGGCGCAGTGGATTAGAGATAAAATAGGTACAATTCCTCAACCAGGAAAAACTCCCTTAAAAGCGAGCGATATTTTAATTCTCGTCTCAAAACGGTCTGCTTTTATCCCGGCTCTCATTCGTGCCTTAAAAACGCGTTCAGTGCCCGTTGCAAGCTTTTTGCGTGCTAAAGTAACAGAGCAGCTGGCCGTGCGTGATTTGCTCACTTTATGTGCAACGCTGCTTTTACCTCAAGATGATTTGAGCTTGAGCAGTGTTTTGACTTCTCCTTTTGGTGGGGTAAGTGATTCCTCTTTAATGGATCTGATTACGAACAATAAAAAGCGTATTCTTTTAGGTAAAAAAGGTCGTCCTTTATGGGATGTACTGCGTGATCGTCATCAGGAAAGACCCGAATGGCAGGATATATGGGAGCGCCTATCAGCTCTTTACCGAAGGGTAGATTTCGATTCACCTTTTGAGCTGTTAATGCAAGCGCTTGGCCCTCTGGGTGGCCGTAGCCGTATTTTTGCTCGGCTTGGGCCTGAGGCATCTGAATCGATAGATGAACTTTTGTCGATGGCCCTTACTTATGAAAGTGAATATGCGCCTTCTTTGCAGGGTTTTCTGCAATGGGTAGAAGAAAGCGCTATTGAAACACGCAGAGAAGCCGAAACAGTTTCGGATGAAGTGCGTATTATGACTGTGCATGGGGCAAAAGGGCTTCAGGCGCGGATGGTTATTTTACCAGATACAACATCATCTCCGAGAGAAGAGGCTGATCTATTGTGGCCTCATTATAGTGGTCAGTCTTATCCTTTTTGGGTACCGCGTGCTCCCATGGCGACTGACAGCATTAATGAAATGCGGAGTCAGCTTAAAAAACGTGCTGAAGATGAAAGTCATCGCCTGCTTTATGTTGCCTTAACACGGGCAAGTGACATGCTCATTATTTGTGGATGGGAAAAGAAAAGAGCCCCAAAGAAGGCGCTTGGTATCATTTATGCGAAGAGGCTTTTAAAAGGATAAAAAATAGTTCTCAGGAGGAACTGGAATTTTCCTGGGCAGAGACCAAACATGTTTTGGAAGAATTACCCGAAACTGTCTCTCATTTGCCGGTGTCTTTTCCAAAAAAAGCGAAATCAGCGCCACCTGCCTGGAGTGGCACAGCTCCACATTGGATTGCAGAAAAGGCTCCATTAGAAAATGCTCTGGCCCGTCCCCTCACGCCAAGCCGTCCTGAAGGGGTAGAGTTTGGACCACCACCGGCGGCACGCTCACCTCTGGATATTTTATATCGTAAGGATCAAATTGCTTCGGCTCAGGCTAGCAGGTTAAAAGCCCTGCAACGTGGCCAGTTAATTCACCGCTTGTTGCAGCGTCTTCCAGAGGTGCCTCGAAGTGAACGCTATCAGGTGGCCAAATCCTGGCTGTCTCGACCAGCATGGCAGTTAACTCAGAAAAATATAAATGCGTTATTGCGTGAAATTTTTAACGTATTGGATGACCCTCGTTTTTTACCTTTATTTGGCGAAAATAGTCGTGCTGAACAGTCAATTTCTGGCACTTTGAGTGCTGCTGATATAGGTGAAGGCAGTGAAGGGCGCGTTGTTTTAGGGAAGGTGGACCGCTTTAGCCTGGAAAAAGACAGTTTGTGGTTATGTGACTATAAAACAAACAGGCACCCGCCACAGCATGTTTCCCTAACGCCAGCTCCTTATTTGAGGCAAATGGCGGCTTATAAAGCTGTGATGAAACAATTATACCCACGCCACGATATAAGATGCTTTTTGCTTTGGACCGAAGGGCCAGAAATAACTGAGTTGCCGGATAGTTTATTAAAAGGGCAACTTTAAATTTCAAATTTATTATCATGCAAAAGAGCTAATGGGCTCTTGTGATTTCACAAAGGGCTACAATATCAAAGGGAGTAAAATTACTCTATTTTGAGAAAAAACGTGAAAAGGTTAGCTCATGGGCGCTCATACAGTTGCAGTTACAGATCAAGGCTTTGAAGATGATGTTCTTAAAGCCTCCGGTCCTGTCCTTGTTGATTTCTGGGCTGAATGGTGTGGTCCCTGCAAAATGATTGGTCCAGCTCTAGAAGAAATTGGAGCTGATTATCAGGGCAAGTTAAAAGTGGCAAAAGTCGATATTGATAGTAACCCACAAACACCAACGACTTTTGGCGTTAGAAGTATCCCAACTTTAATGATTTTTAAAAATGGCGAAGTTGTTGCCCAACAAACGGGTGCTTTGCCTAAAAGTCAGCTTAAAGCCTGGATTGATAAGCACTTAGGATAAAATTTTTTAGTGGAGAGGGGGATGAAATTACCCCCTTAACACCGAAAAATATGGCTAGTTTCAAAAGGATTGTGTAGGATGCGCGCCATGTCTAAGCGTCCTGCCTTTTCCGAACCAGTTATGCTCACTTCTTCTGAGGAAGTGGCACGATATTGTAACTCTTTAGCGCAAGAAGAGTTCGTTACCATAGATACGGAATTTGTCCGTGAGCGGACTTATTGGCCGCAATTATGCCTTGTTCAATTAGCAGGCGTAAAAGATGTTGTGCTGATAGATACATGTGCTCAAGGGCTTGATCTTACCCCGTTAAAAAATCTTTTGGCCAAAAAAGAGTGTTTAAAAGTTTTTCATGCGGCGCGACAGGATCTAGAAATTTTTCTTCATATTTTTGACGAAATGCCTGTTTCGGTTTTTGACACACAAATCGCTGCTATGGTTGCAGGATTTGGAGAGCAGGTAGGTTATGATAATCTGGTTGGCTCTTTAACAGGATGTCGTATCGATAAAGCTCATCGTTTTAGTGACTGGGCGGCAAGACCGCTGCGTCCCGCCCAAATCACTTATGCTGCAGCCGATGTGACTTACTTGCGTCTTGTTTATCAAAAATTGCATCAGCAATTAGAAGAACAGGGACGGCTAGAATGGGTCAAGGTTGAGCAGACTAGCCTTACAGACGTAGCGACTTATCGGCCTGACCCTCGTAATTTATGGCGTAAATTAAAGGCCAGAACCAATAATCGCCGGATTTTGGGAATTTTGCAGGAATGCGCTGCATGGCGTGAAATTGAAGCCCAAAAATTAGATTTGCCACGTCAAAGAGTTATACGTGACGAAAGTCTTATGGAAATTGCGGCAGTTAAGCCCAAAACACCGCAAGATTTAGCGCGTATTCGTGGTGTGACAAATAACTTTGCTGAAGGTAATTCTGCTCAGGGTTTGTTAAATGCCATTAATAGGGGGAGGAGATGGATGAAGAAGATTTGCCCATTTCTCCTTTTAAGAAAAAACCTGACGCGAAAAAAAGTCCTCAGGCTGTTATAGCGCTTTTGAAAACATTACTGGTTTTGAGAAGCGAGGCACATCATGTTGCTGCACGATTAGTTGCTTCTGGCGATGAGCTGGAAAAGTTAGCTAGTGGTGAAACTGATCTTCCCGTTTTAAAGGGGTGGCGCTATGAGATTTTTGGTCAAGAAGCGCAATCTCTTTTAGCGGGGAAAAAGGCCTTAATGATTAAAAATGGTGAGTTGCACTTTTGTGATGCGCAGCAATGACTTAAGACTGGTTTAAAGGTTTCAAACTAAAATTCTTCGGTTTGTGAGTTAGTTTTGCTATCAAGCGTTTTAGCATGCGCCAAATGTGAAATTACGTGGTTTGTAAGAGAAGGAAGCGGATAGTATGGACTGGACAGATGATCTCATCGCCAGATTGAGGGATTTATGGAGCCAAGGGCTTTCGACGGCGGAGATCGGGCGCCAGCTATCTATCACGAAAAATGCTGTGGTGGGCAAGGCACATCGTCTCGGTTTACCTCCACGTCCCTCGCCTATTCGTAATAAGGCAGTAAAAGACGGCGAGGTTGCAGTACCGGCGCGCCGTAAACCCCCTACAAAGCGGGTGAAAAAGGTAAAAGAAACAGCTGAAGGTCAGTCAACAGATAAAGATGCTGCTGAGGCTGGCACAAGAGTTAAGAATATTGCTGAAACAAAGAAAAAAGCTGAAGCTACGCAAAAAGCTTTATTTCCAGAGCCCAAAAATACAGTTAAAGCCCGGCTTTCTGAAGGAGAGAAAAGGGCAGATGTAAAAAAACCAGTCTCCAAAAAAGAGGGTAAGACTACTAAAATAGCTGCGGCCAAAACAGCACCTACAGCTGTGGTAAAGCCAATTGTACGTCCTAAAAGAGTGCGTGATATTATGGAGCGCCCTTTAAAGCGTGGGCCTTCTTGTCAGTGGCCACTGGGCGACCCTGGAACACCAGAATTTCATTTTTGTGGCGCAACGCCTTTGCCTGGTAAGCCTTATTGTGCCGAGCATGCAGCTATTGCCTATGTCAGGATTCGCGACCGCCGAGATGGTTAGTTAATGCTGCCATTGTGATTTAATAAAAAGCCGCTCGTAACAGAGCGGCTTTTTATTAGAATATTAAGGGCGAAATTACTTAGACTCTGGAGTTTGATTTTCTGGCAGCTTTTTACGCAAAGGTGAAGCAGGCTCCTGAGTGCTGGTAATCATTTCGAGCTGACCGGTGATTTGACCGCCATCCTCAACTTGTAAGCGGTGACAGGCAGCCTTGCCAATTAAACGCCCTGTGGAATGAACTGTTAGGCTACCAAAAGCTTTTAGCTCACCATCAATCGTACCTGCTACTTCAGCAGTTTCAGCTTCTACTGTTCCGCGGAAGATGCCGCCATGGGCAATAACAAATTCTTTCGCTTTAATGATATTTGCTTCAACCGTGCCTTCTACAACAAGGCGTTCAGCATCCTGAATAGAGCCCTGGATACTGATACCGTGGCTAATAACAAGAGTTTTTAAAGAACCATGCTGATTTTGCGAAGATCGTGTGCCGGTTGAGGAAGATGAAAGCGATAAGTTAGGTCTTGGGCGAGGTGTCAGCGCAGATACTGGAGAAGGAGGTGTGACTTCGCGATTTTGTGTGGGCGAAGCTGTATCTGCGGAGGGCTCGACAGGAGGTTGAGGAAATACAGGTCTGGAGACAGTATTCTCGATAATATTCTTTTCGTCATTTTGTCGGTTTTTTTTGAACAAGGGAGCCTCATAGTGTCTGGTTTATCGAGTGCGTAAGATGTTTATTTTATAATACTGAGCTGTAAGGTGAAATAAAACTCAATTAGACCTAAACATCCTCATTATTTTTGGAATTATACGCACCATAAAGTGAACAACAAGCGAAACTGTGACAGATTGTTTGTTTTTCTAATTTAATAAGCTGCTTTTGTTGAAAATTAACAAAATTGGCCGATTTCCAATATTGATTCGGATTTAAGAACCACTATGCTGGAATAATCATCTAAAGTTTGTTTGGAAATGTTATGAGTAACTCTAATAATTCTGTCCAGTATGATCTTCTGTGTATTGGTAATGCGATTGTCGATATGACAGCATCGATTGAGCCAGAAATATTAAAAGAATTTCGGGTGGCACCCGGTAGCATGACACTGATTGATGCAGAGACCGTACAGCGTCTAACTCAAAATGTTGCTATTACTCAGGTATCAGGTGGCGGTTCTACCGCAAACTCAGCCGTAGTTGCAGCACGCATGGGTATTAAAACAGCTTATCTAGGAAAAGTGGCGATAGATGAGGCAGGAGAAGATTTTGCTGCGGATCTGAAAGAACAGCATATTCATTTTCCTTCCAAACCTCTTGGTTCTTCTAAGGGTGATGAAGAAATACCAACAGCATGTTGCATAGTACTTGTTACACCAGATGGGCAGAGAACAATGTTCACCTATCTGGGAGCATGTGTTGAGTTTGCTCCTGAAGATGTTCTTAAAGATGTTGTTGCTGATTCGGCAGTGACCTATCTCGAAGGTTATCTTTTCGATCGTATTAAAGCCCAAAAAGCCTTTTACGAAGCTGCTAAAATTGCTCATGAAGCCGGACGGAAGGTAGCTTTGACCTTGTCCGACTCATTTTGTGT comes from Aristophania vespae and encodes:
- a CDS encoding PD-(D/E)XK nuclease family protein, whose product is MDVFDHNDEGTHFAQIFDYKTGALPEIKNVRQGWSSQLILEAALLAEGAFKGLNPARIKELTYWKLSGAAQSGEVRHLLSLDKKPEHQDIIDQALDNVRHLLHDYDQPDRAYLSRPRIGYAPQYSNYTQLARVDEWFYNSGDE
- the trxA gene encoding thioredoxin TrxA — protein: MGAHTVAVTDQGFEDDVLKASGPVLVDFWAEWCGPCKMIGPALEEIGADYQGKLKVAKVDIDSNPQTPTTFGVRSIPTLMIFKNGEVVAQQTGALPKSQLKAWIDKHLG
- a CDS encoding bactofilin family protein is translated as MFKKNRQNDEKNIIENTVSRPVFPQPPVEPSADTASPTQNREVTPPSPVSALTPRPRPNLSLSSSSTGTRSSQNQHGSLKTLVISHGISIQGSIQDAERLVVEGTVEANIIKAKEFVIAHGGIFRGTVEAETAEVAGTIDGELKAFGSLTVHSTGRLIGKAACHRLQVEDGGQITGQLEMITSTQEPASPLRKKLPENQTPESK
- a CDS encoding PD-(D/E)XK nuclease family protein; protein product: MEELPETVSHLPVSFPKKAKSAPPAWSGTAPHWIAEKAPLENALARPLTPSRPEGVEFGPPPAARSPLDILYRKDQIASAQASRLKALQRGQLIHRLLQRLPEVPRSERYQVAKSWLSRPAWQLTQKNINALLREIFNVLDDPRFLPLFGENSRAEQSISGTLSAADIGEGSEGRVVLGKVDRFSLEKDSLWLCDYKTNRHPPQHVSLTPAPYLRQMAAYKAVMKQLYPRHDIRCFLLWTEGPEITELPDSLLKGQL
- the addB gene encoding double-strand break repair protein AddB — its product is MTVATIPASCSFLDSVAQSWIEKIGLGGVQDGDDLGERGLILVPGRRAARALMEAFLRVLDGRAALLPDIVAIGDVGESDLFTLPLEAELAPPVDPMRRLSVLSQLILHAPLFRSAQGDEAVSLERVWPLARALAELMDEAERCNIDLKEALPKAVEEEFAHHWQQTLLFLQIVTEFWPKWLKEQGLTNPVAQHATLLKTHAELWRRHPPSTVVWAIGFSDGLSGVGDFLKVVASLPKGVVILQAVDMALEDSLWEALSESHPQFLFRDLLAELHVERSELEIWGKPVNPQREDLLREVLLPEEGLASWAHRKNFIDLSALSLLKAADIQEEAVTIALILRDVASHPGKSAALVTPDRDLAKRVRAALLRYGIHADDSAGESLSRTPVAVFLRQIAQAVSSQLAPVPLLSLLKHPFASLGMKPGECRSLARLLEKFVLRGPAPEAGFPGLYAALEERLSSGRGVYKAETQNIETSSLKQRLKAFLEKLEKAFAPLLNLTGFHPMPVWLEALVRCAESLAFVAENNEQPSLLQAPLSPLWRGDDGAMMSQHLIDLMTYTEDLPQEAISGVEGFLTVSMADMTLRGLRGHQDGIELAHPRISILGVLEARLLSFDTVILGGLVENSWPPSADPGPWLSRPMRQKIGLLSPERTIGQSAHDFTMAILSAQNVVFAYAGREGGKPTVPSRWLARFEAFLSGQEVLSASEQKLPSHPALDWQSYIDLPLGDAKPVSPPQPRPPLALRPRQLSITDIDTLIRDPYGLYAERVLQLRALRPLEEKAEPFVFGLVVHSAMEAMTRRYPRQWPAQALNELCHYFDEALKAISIRAALHAWWKPRLKRIAQWVYEQERVIRSAKVPFRSYTEIEASYKFEALPGGQSILRGEQIVLMFSIIMTKALILPRFLIIKLVLFQKLKMCARDGAHS
- a CDS encoding GcrA family cell cycle regulator, coding for MDWTDDLIARLRDLWSQGLSTAEIGRQLSITKNAVVGKAHRLGLPPRPSPIRNKAVKDGEVAVPARRKPPTKRVKKVKETAEGQSTDKDAAEAGTRVKNIAETKKKAEATQKALFPEPKNTVKARLSEGEKRADVKKPVSKKEGKTTKIAAAKTAPTAVVKPIVRPKRVRDIMERPLKRGPSCQWPLGDPGTPEFHFCGATPLPGKPYCAEHAAIAYVRIRDRRDG
- the tsaE gene encoding tRNA (adenosine(37)-N6)-threonylcarbamoyltransferase complex ATPase subunit type 1 TsaE; amino-acid sequence: MLLTLSSPQKTVSLAAQLAARIEPGDCLALTGELGAGKSTFARGFLRVLSEDPALDVPSPSFSLVQPYDTVKGPVFHYDLWRLSGPDELYELAWDDACEAIMIVEWPQRAEELLPINALHLTFSYGEAENERKVLLEGWPEERLTGLAL
- a CDS encoding UvrD-helicase domain-containing protein codes for the protein MQNSSITQDDAIATADRAQRLASDPQASVFVSASAGSGKTKLLIDRLLRLMLPIEVEDEGKTIILEGTHPRRILCLTYTKAAAAEMASRLQSRLGKWVTLSDEALGQELDALAVPNTEKTRASARGLFIKVLDLPGGLRIETIHAFCQSLLRRFPLEAALDPHFSLIEETEGRLLLNQAFESEIAAHPEKAVSLAGQVSLETMLKILGKFIEKSEDFSALMKRWSQFPHEGELAYRELLNLQDLTLETLEEQDRFSPFEKELIAQFELADSALTAKGRDLSQPLLDWLRQPPAQRQAFSLDSVFMTKEQKPKKMNLLVCKAARELAPELLSLLEQEAKRRYEIFQAKKAFELITLNKDLLALSLPLFARFQTEKNRRGSVDYGDLITRTRMLLRDPGAAWVLYKLDGGIEHLLLDEVQDTSGLQWEIAGALTSEFFSGEGAHEALVRPRTIFAVGDFKQSIYSFQGAEPEQFHKWRKEFALRVKRANLLWREPELNVSFRSVTPVLTFVDEVFASEIAAKGLVEEGSHAPARHISARPGQGGRVELWPLVPLNEADDDNDDSPWRAPLHNQMQQTAMQQFVESLAQWIRDKIGTIPQPGKTPLKASDILILVSKRSAFIPALIRALKTRSVPVASFLRAKVTEQLAVRDLLTLCATLLLPQDDLSLSSVLTSPFGGVSDSSLMDLITNNKKRILLGKKGRPLWDVLRDRHQERPEWQDIWERLSALYRRVDFDSPFELLMQALGPLGGRSRIFARLGPEASESIDELLSMALTYESEYAPSLQGFLQWVEESAIETRREAETVSDEVRIMTVHGAKGLQARMVILPDTTSSPREEADLLWPHYSGQSYPFWVPRAPMATDSINEMRSQLKKRAEDESHRLLYVALTRASDMLIICGWEKKRAPKKALGIIYAKRLLKG